A genomic region of Micromonospora sp. NBC_01796 contains the following coding sequences:
- a CDS encoding alpha/beta hydrolase has product MRRAIRTTVGFSAALVLLLGATAAPAGAAASGTAGADTTTNGWRPPALDWQPCADLPNDDGLRCATLVLPVDWSRPHGATFPLALAKRAATGPAARRIGPLLINPGGPGGSGVNAVIERPERYGSPEIRERFDMIGFDPRGVARSNPIRCSLALLGEQPFPVPADQAEYRALVAYNHRLYDNCRANTGPLFDHVDAVNVADDIDAIRAALGVRQISYNGASYGTLMGQMYAERHPQRVRALVMDSTMDHSLGTGAFIRTESVGAEHSFEQFVAWCDRDTSCALHGRDVPGIFAELMRRAEAGTLVDPDTGAGLTWLDLSRRTLGTFYLPAWADLANLLAAMIDNAPAPAASERGKTAADELVEYPMPVFCQDWALPVDGLSQFRRYVELAREVAPNMRASAPALTALGVCLGWKGEVGNPQHRLRVRTELPLLIVNSFHDPVTPYEWAVGVADQLGRHGRLVSFEGAGHGVYPGTPCTTAFVDRYLVDRQLPPPGATCAAAPTPTPTYAQRGAGVSELPGPVRPGWSAVIR; this is encoded by the coding sequence ATGCGAAGAGCAATCCGTACCACGGTCGGTTTCTCGGCCGCCCTCGTCCTCCTGCTCGGCGCCACCGCCGCACCCGCTGGGGCGGCGGCCAGCGGGACGGCCGGGGCCGACACGACCACGAACGGTTGGCGTCCGCCCGCACTCGACTGGCAACCGTGTGCCGACCTGCCGAACGACGACGGCCTGCGCTGCGCCACCCTCGTCCTGCCCGTCGACTGGTCCCGTCCGCACGGCGCGACCTTCCCGCTGGCGCTCGCCAAGCGGGCCGCCACCGGCCCGGCGGCCAGGCGGATCGGCCCGCTGCTGATCAACCCCGGTGGGCCGGGCGGCTCCGGTGTCAACGCGGTGATCGAGCGCCCCGAGCGCTACGGCAGCCCGGAGATCCGGGAACGGTTCGACATGATCGGCTTCGACCCCCGGGGTGTCGCCCGCAGCAACCCGATCCGCTGCTCCCTCGCGCTGCTCGGCGAGCAACCCTTTCCCGTACCGGCGGACCAGGCGGAGTACAGGGCGCTGGTCGCGTACAACCATCGGCTGTACGACAACTGCCGGGCGAACACCGGCCCACTGTTCGACCATGTCGACGCGGTCAACGTGGCGGACGACATCGACGCGATCCGGGCCGCCCTCGGCGTACGGCAGATCAGCTACAACGGTGCCTCCTACGGCACCCTGATGGGCCAGATGTACGCCGAGCGTCATCCGCAGCGGGTACGGGCGCTGGTGATGGACAGCACCATGGACCACAGCCTCGGGACCGGGGCGTTCATCCGTACCGAGTCGGTCGGGGCGGAGCACTCCTTCGAGCAGTTCGTGGCCTGGTGCGACCGGGACACGAGCTGTGCTTTGCACGGTCGGGACGTACCCGGGATCTTCGCGGAGTTGATGCGGCGAGCGGAGGCCGGCACCCTGGTCGACCCGGACACCGGCGCCGGTCTGACCTGGTTGGACCTCAGTCGCCGGACCCTCGGCACGTTCTACCTGCCGGCATGGGCGGACCTCGCCAACCTGCTCGCCGCCATGATCGACAACGCGCCCGCCCCGGCGGCATCGGAGCGAGGGAAAACCGCCGCCGACGAGTTGGTCGAGTATCCGATGCCGGTGTTCTGCCAGGACTGGGCGTTGCCGGTCGACGGGCTGTCCCAGTTCCGCCGGTACGTCGAACTGGCCCGGGAGGTCGCACCGAACATGCGGGCCTCGGCACCGGCCCTCACCGCCCTCGGAGTTTGTCTCGGCTGGAAGGGTGAGGTGGGCAACCCGCAGCACCGGCTCCGGGTACGCACCGAGCTGCCCCTGCTGATCGTCAACTCGTTCCACGACCCGGTCACCCCGTACGAGTGGGCGGTGGGCGTGGCGGACCAGTTGGGGCGGCACGGTCGACTGGTCAGCTTCGAGGGTGCGGGTCACGGGGTCTACCCCGGTACGCCGTGCACCACCGCCTTCGTCGACCGGTACCTGGTCGACCGTCAGCTCCCGCCGCCCGGCGCGACCTGCGCCGCCGCCCCGACACCGACCCCGACGTACGCGCAACGCGGTGCCGGGGTGTCGGAGCTGCCGGGGCCGGTCCGGCCCGGTTGGTCGGCCGTCATCCGGTGA
- a CDS encoding GNAT family N-acetyltransferase, translating to MPTRVVRPVEPGDLDEVAGIYAHYVTGSVATFDETPPTPADWRQKAQTLRGAGLPFLVVEVGGELAGFGYASQWRPKPAYRHSAENTIYLAPGRTGAGLGSLLLGAVLDGCAAAGVRQVIAVIADTGSDASAALHRRHGFVEVGRLRSVGFKHGRWIDTTIFQRDLTAG from the coding sequence ATGCCGACGAGGGTGGTCCGGCCGGTCGAGCCGGGGGATCTTGACGAGGTGGCGGGGATCTACGCCCACTACGTGACCGGGAGCGTGGCGACCTTCGACGAGACCCCGCCGACCCCCGCCGACTGGCGGCAGAAGGCGCAGACCCTGCGCGGCGCCGGGCTGCCGTTCCTGGTGGTCGAGGTCGGTGGGGAGTTGGCCGGATTCGGGTACGCCAGCCAGTGGCGCCCCAAGCCGGCGTACCGGCACAGCGCCGAGAACACGATCTACCTTGCGCCGGGGCGTACCGGTGCCGGGCTCGGGTCGCTGCTGCTCGGCGCGGTGCTGGACGGTTGCGCGGCGGCCGGCGTACGGCAGGTCATCGCGGTCATCGCGGACACCGGCAGCGACGCCTCCGCCGCCCTGCACCGAAGGCACGGCTTCGTCGAGGTCGGCCGGCTCCGGTCGGTCGGCTTCAAGCACGGCCGGTGGATCGACACGACGATCTTCCAGCGTGATCTCACCGCCGGGTGA
- a CDS encoding D-alanyl-D-alanine carboxypeptidase family protein produces the protein MYQSASYAAAQRRSRRLKLLLPAALALVLVAIGLFVSQPFWHDPPRPTAEPILPASTRIPGTAPELPWPSTGQAAVSIEGLGDLGNFGSPTPVAIGSVAKVMTAYVVLTDHPLGVGESGPSLTVSAAQAAAYPAEKARGESLIRVAAGAQFTQRQALQAVMLPSANNMARILAAWDAGSVAAFVDKMNAMATGLGMVNTRYTDPAGLAPDTVSTAVDQVILTRKAMALPAFAEIVAQSKATVPVEGTITNYNDLLGRDGVVGVKTGSTDEAGGCFTFAAVVKVGTTSLLVVGAVLGQPGAHTPEQLRAVFRATTPLVRSAAAALGVHTVVTAGQEVADVRGPLDTGTTTLRAARDVEVIGWPGLEVRLDTEIPPVPRQLSAGAEHGRVTATVGEQPPVGGPLHTGDQLEPPGVWDRLTRR, from the coding sequence ATGTACCAGTCGGCCTCGTACGCGGCGGCGCAACGCCGTTCGCGACGGCTGAAGCTGCTCCTGCCCGCCGCGCTGGCGCTGGTGCTCGTCGCGATCGGGCTGTTCGTCAGCCAGCCCTTCTGGCACGACCCGCCGAGGCCGACCGCCGAGCCGATCCTGCCCGCCTCGACCAGGATCCCCGGCACCGCGCCGGAGCTGCCGTGGCCGTCGACCGGGCAGGCCGCGGTCTCCATCGAGGGCCTCGGTGACCTGGGCAACTTCGGCAGCCCGACCCCGGTGGCGATCGGCAGCGTGGCGAAGGTGATGACCGCGTACGTGGTGCTGACCGATCATCCGCTCGGTGTCGGCGAGTCGGGGCCGAGCCTGACCGTCAGCGCGGCGCAGGCCGCGGCGTACCCGGCGGAGAAGGCGCGGGGCGAGTCGCTGATCCGGGTCGCCGCCGGGGCGCAGTTCACCCAGCGGCAGGCGTTGCAGGCGGTGATGCTGCCGTCGGCGAACAACATGGCCCGGATCCTGGCCGCCTGGGACGCGGGCAGCGTGGCCGCGTTCGTCGACAAGATGAACGCGATGGCGACCGGGCTCGGCATGGTCAACACCCGGTACACGGACCCGGCCGGGCTCGCCCCGGACACCGTGAGCACCGCCGTCGACCAGGTGATCCTGACCCGGAAGGCGATGGCCCTCCCGGCATTCGCGGAGATCGTCGCCCAGTCGAAGGCGACCGTCCCGGTCGAGGGGACGATCACCAACTACAACGACCTGCTCGGGCGGGACGGCGTGGTGGGGGTCAAGACCGGCTCGACCGACGAGGCCGGGGGCTGTTTCACCTTCGCCGCCGTGGTGAAGGTCGGCACCACCAGCCTCCTTGTTGTCGGCGCGGTGCTGGGGCAGCCGGGTGCGCACACCCCGGAGCAACTCCGGGCGGTGTTCCGGGCGACCACCCCGCTGGTCCGTTCGGCCGCCGCCGCGCTGGGCGTACACACGGTGGTCACGGCCGGGCAGGAGGTGGCCGACGTACGCGGCCCGCTCGACACCGGTACGACGACGCTGCGGGCCGCCCGGGATGTCGAGGTGATCGGCTGGCCGGGCCTGGAGGTACGGCTCGACACCGAGATCCCGCCCGTACCGAGGCAGCTCTCGGCCGGCGCCGAACACGGTCGGGTGACCGCGACCGTCGGTGAGCAGCCACCGGTCGGTGGGCCGCTCCACACCGGCGACCAGCTCGAACCACCGGGAGTCTGGGACCGCCTCACCCGGCGGTGA
- a CDS encoding DNRLRE domain-containing protein — protein MIGRVPRQGLVPLLALSVGLGGLAVFATSGAANAAPHNGTPASVQLGYTDSAHPKTAYDAGNEDLPLGSWRDAAGVRHTSRVYATFDLSAYQGKKIYSGSIFLRESSAADCSKRAIEIWRTKPVDATPTWKRAPEPLVRTDEILTPDGCPSQYLNLDVSAAVQDAVRQRQQRITFEIRVPQRYENDPTYGRKLYWYSPVRLSVQFNSVPTVDNNHLYNGGFPCTTSKPYPRIGSFANSIQAVGTDADAWDERAILTTAAIWPVDQPRQRTEFTGDFGTSGRANGAAVPANALVDGVTYAWQARAGDGADLSAWSKKCYFTYDVTRPPTPMVSSSNYPHADTGEFAPVGVPGRFTFSGNGNRDVAGFAYSWSEPGVSGCSYSEPLGQLVCTKPFDRPDTVRANTPGGSVTVSLSPERSGFQRLYVYALDLAGNSSPWATYEMYVPFSAPNVSVVDGPPEWGSQVHLRLSPATGLTVTGYEYKLDGGEPQTLPAGADGVAHLFFPATNTYGHRVEVRSRGANGFRSDSTNWTYYFGQRPGVRSTVYPPGTAGGGVGVPGDFTFTPVAGWTDTSAYRYSFDGAEPTEVPAGQDGRATITWAPTTSGWHELEVYAVRADGSVSYESNWYSFLVAEGT, from the coding sequence GTGATCGGACGCGTGCCACGCCAAGGGCTGGTCCCGCTGCTCGCCCTGTCTGTCGGGCTGGGCGGACTGGCCGTCTTCGCCACGTCGGGCGCCGCCAACGCCGCGCCGCACAACGGAACGCCAGCATCGGTGCAACTCGGCTACACCGACTCCGCCCATCCGAAGACGGCCTACGACGCGGGGAACGAGGACCTACCGCTCGGCAGTTGGCGGGACGCGGCGGGGGTGAGACACACCTCGCGGGTGTACGCCACCTTCGACCTGAGCGCGTACCAGGGGAAGAAGATCTACAGCGGTTCGATCTTCCTCCGGGAGAGCAGCGCCGCCGACTGCTCGAAGCGGGCGATCGAGATCTGGCGCACCAAGCCGGTCGACGCCACCCCCACCTGGAAGCGGGCACCGGAACCGCTGGTCAGGACCGACGAGATCCTCACCCCCGACGGATGCCCGAGCCAGTACCTCAACCTCGACGTCAGCGCCGCCGTACAGGACGCCGTCCGGCAGCGGCAACAGCGGATCACCTTCGAGATCCGGGTGCCGCAGCGGTACGAGAACGACCCGACCTACGGCCGCAAGCTGTACTGGTACTCCCCGGTACGGCTGAGCGTGCAATTCAACTCGGTACCGACGGTCGACAACAACCATCTCTACAACGGCGGCTTCCCGTGCACCACGTCGAAGCCGTACCCACGGATCGGCTCCTTCGCCAACTCCATTCAGGCGGTCGGCACCGACGCCGACGCGTGGGACGAGCGCGCCATCCTCACCACGGCGGCGATCTGGCCCGTCGACCAGCCACGGCAGCGGACCGAGTTCACCGGCGACTTCGGCACGTCCGGCCGGGCCAACGGGGCAGCGGTGCCCGCCAACGCACTGGTCGACGGCGTGACGTACGCCTGGCAGGCCAGGGCCGGTGACGGTGCCGACCTCTCCGCATGGTCGAAGAAGTGCTACTTCACGTACGACGTGACCCGCCCGCCGACCCCGATGGTCAGCTCGTCGAACTACCCACACGCCGACACCGGCGAGTTCGCACCGGTGGGCGTGCCGGGTCGGTTCACCTTCTCCGGCAACGGCAACCGGGACGTCGCCGGTTTCGCGTACTCCTGGAGCGAGCCCGGTGTCTCCGGCTGCTCGTACAGCGAGCCGCTCGGTCAACTCGTCTGCACGAAGCCGTTCGACCGGCCTGACACCGTCCGGGCCAACACGCCGGGCGGGTCGGTCACCGTGTCCCTGAGCCCGGAGCGCAGCGGATTCCAACGGCTGTACGTCTACGCGCTCGACCTGGCCGGGAACAGCTCGCCGTGGGCGACGTACGAGATGTACGTACCGTTCTCGGCGCCGAACGTGTCGGTGGTCGACGGCCCACCGGAGTGGGGCAGCCAGGTGCACCTGAGACTGTCCCCCGCCACCGGCCTGACCGTGACCGGATACGAGTACAAGCTCGATGGCGGCGAACCGCAGACGCTGCCAGCCGGCGCCGACGGGGTGGCACATCTGTTCTTCCCCGCCACCAACACCTACGGCCACCGGGTCGAGGTACGCAGCCGGGGCGCGAACGGGTTCCGGTCGGACTCGACGAACTGGACGTACTACTTCGGCCAGCGCCCCGGCGTACGGTCGACGGTCTACCCGCCGGGCACGGCGGGCGGTGGGGTCGGGGTTCCGGGTGATTTCACCTTCACTCCGGTGGCCGGCTGGACCGACACCTCGGCCTACCGGTACTCGTTCGACGGCGCCGAACCGACCGAGGTCCCCGCCGGCCAGGACGGCCGGGCGACCATCACCTGGGCGCCCACCACCAGCGGCTGGCACGAACTGGAGGTGTACGCCGTCCGCGCCGACGGCAGCGTCAGCTACGAATCCAACTGGTACTCGTTCCTGGTCGCCGAAGGCACCTGA
- a CDS encoding threonine/serine dehydratase, with translation MITRADVDAAAVRIAGQVRRTPLIEVDPGTWAGPGWFKCEFMQHTGSFKARGAFNRVLAARESGELDPEVGIVVASGGNAGLANAYAARALGAPATVFVPLTAPAVKVAKLRAYGATVVQHGNEYAEAYEAALKAVAETGAVHCHAYDQPEIVAGAGTAGSEFIDQLDGEVDTILVAVGGAGLMAGVAAAAEGVARVVAVEPVTIPTLRDALERGGPVDVPVSGIAADSLGARRVGDIAYAVAVRTGVRSVLISDDDLVDARRQLWDRWRIVVEHGAAAAYAALASGAYRPEPGERVGVLLCGANTNPSDL, from the coding sequence ATGATCACCCGAGCTGATGTCGACGCGGCGGCGGTACGGATCGCCGGGCAGGTGCGGCGTACTCCGCTGATCGAGGTCGATCCGGGGACCTGGGCCGGGCCGGGTTGGTTCAAGTGCGAGTTCATGCAGCACACCGGCTCGTTCAAGGCCCGGGGTGCGTTCAACCGGGTGCTCGCCGCCCGCGAATCCGGCGAACTCGACCCGGAGGTCGGCATCGTGGTCGCCTCCGGTGGCAACGCCGGCCTGGCGAACGCGTACGCGGCTCGGGCGCTCGGGGCGCCGGCCACGGTCTTCGTGCCGCTGACCGCGCCGGCCGTGAAGGTGGCCAAGCTCCGGGCGTACGGGGCGACCGTGGTCCAGCACGGCAACGAGTACGCCGAAGCGTACGAGGCGGCGCTGAAGGCGGTCGCCGAGACGGGGGCGGTCCACTGCCACGCGTACGACCAGCCGGAGATCGTCGCCGGTGCGGGCACCGCCGGCAGTGAGTTCATAGACCAGCTCGACGGGGAGGTCGACACGATCCTCGTCGCGGTGGGCGGTGCCGGGCTGATGGCCGGTGTCGCCGCCGCCGCCGAGGGAGTGGCCCGGGTTGTCGCGGTGGAGCCGGTGACCATCCCGACACTGCGTGACGCGCTGGAGCGGGGCGGGCCGGTCGACGTACCGGTGTCGGGGATCGCCGCCGACTCGCTCGGCGCCCGGCGGGTCGGCGACATCGCGTACGCGGTTGCCGTCCGGACCGGCGTACGCAGCGTGTTGATCTCCGACGACGACCTGGTCGACGCCCGGCGGCAGCTCTGGGACCGGTGGCGGATCGTGGTCGAACACGGCGCCGCCGCCGCGTACGCCGCGCTCGCCTCGGGCGCGTACCGCCCGGAGCCGGGTGAGCGGGTCGGGGTGCTGCTCTGCGGGGCGAACACCAACCCGTCCGATCTCTGA
- a CDS encoding SigE family RNA polymerase sigma factor produces the protein MDQGSEHEFTAFVSERGAALLRVAYALAGDQYAAEDLLQDALAKAYARWPKIRGDAEPYVRRILYNDQVSGWRRRKRRPEVPLGVTPEPVADGDTADDTVLQMMLRDALRMLPPRQRAVLVLRYLEDLSVEQTAALLGCRVGTVASQSSRALSKLRDLVPDFANLAERNNPEQRYEQTERDEPQTRWETAR, from the coding sequence GTGGACCAGGGTTCCGAGCACGAGTTCACCGCGTTCGTCAGCGAACGTGGTGCGGCTCTGCTGCGGGTCGCGTACGCCCTCGCCGGTGACCAGTACGCCGCCGAGGATCTGTTACAGGACGCGCTGGCCAAGGCGTACGCGCGCTGGCCGAAGATCCGCGGCGACGCCGAGCCGTACGTGCGCCGGATCCTCTACAACGACCAGGTCTCCGGTTGGCGGCGGCGGAAACGGAGACCGGAGGTGCCGCTCGGCGTCACCCCGGAACCGGTGGCCGACGGCGACACCGCCGACGACACCGTGTTGCAGATGATGCTGCGGGACGCGCTGCGGATGCTGCCACCCCGGCAGCGTGCGGTCCTGGTGCTGCGATACCTCGAAGACCTCAGTGTGGAACAGACCGCCGCGCTGCTCGGCTGCCGGGTCGGCACGGTGGCGAGCCAGTCGTCGCGGGCCCTGAGCAAGCTGCGTGACCTGGTTCCCGACTTCGCCAACCTGGCCGAGCGGAACAACCCGGAGCAACGGTACGAGCAGACCGAGCGGGATGAACCTCAGACCCGTTGGGAGACGGCGCGATGA
- a CDS encoding DUF4190 domain-containing protein yields MTADGTDPAPPEAPGPEQAVPAGRPSDRSTIDWDTWEHPFDDPDLVHRRLPGLTGPAPQNTRLSGFAVLAFVFGLLGGLLGLVFGIIALRDIGRTGRRGKGLAIAGLSLLGVWMIVAAVGLVVFLQTADRVNAIHDLRSGDCLNLDEPGPGTPFISDSFTVIECTQPHNAEFVGQAPGHYDDPMEKHPPEFLGAYPGADTLTRRAETWCPTLGRDYVLDPLSLPAGTHLRWFLPRESEWTQSRGSIACFLAGGNGTFDRPLKMNAATVDAEQLRFLLAIREAREEIERVRALGRTAPMTELGDAATRVVMEQSERRQRLRLGPWPAPVQPAMDRLVLEAEAAEPLWRDLGNAASPDALFERLTRAEQHANPETELAVRRALGLPTAQGEPLG; encoded by the coding sequence ATGACCGCCGACGGAACCGATCCGGCACCACCCGAGGCACCCGGTCCGGAGCAGGCGGTGCCCGCAGGGCGGCCATCCGACCGATCGACCATCGACTGGGATACGTGGGAGCACCCGTTCGACGATCCGGACCTGGTCCATCGACGGCTTCCGGGTCTGACCGGCCCTGCGCCGCAGAACACCAGGCTGAGTGGGTTCGCGGTCCTCGCTTTCGTGTTCGGCCTGCTCGGCGGGCTGCTCGGCCTCGTTTTCGGGATCATCGCGCTGCGCGACATCGGGCGGACCGGTCGTCGGGGCAAGGGGCTCGCCATCGCCGGCCTGTCACTGCTGGGCGTCTGGATGATCGTCGCCGCCGTGGGCCTGGTCGTGTTCCTACAGACGGCCGACCGGGTCAACGCCATCCACGACCTCCGGTCCGGCGACTGCCTGAACCTCGACGAACCCGGACCGGGTACGCCGTTCATCAGCGACTCGTTCACGGTGATCGAGTGCACGCAGCCGCACAACGCCGAGTTCGTCGGGCAGGCACCGGGCCACTACGACGACCCGATGGAGAAGCACCCGCCGGAGTTCCTGGGCGCCTACCCGGGCGCCGACACGCTCACTCGGCGGGCCGAGACCTGGTGCCCGACACTCGGACGCGACTACGTACTCGATCCGCTCTCGTTGCCGGCCGGCACCCACCTGCGCTGGTTCCTGCCCCGCGAATCCGAATGGACCCAGTCCCGTGGCTCGATCGCCTGCTTTCTCGCCGGTGGGAACGGCACGTTCGACCGGCCGTTGAAGATGAACGCGGCGACCGTGGACGCCGAACAGCTGCGCTTCCTGCTCGCGATCAGGGAGGCCAGGGAGGAGATCGAGCGGGTCAGGGCCCTGGGCCGTACCGCCCCCATGACGGAGCTGGGTGACGCGGCGACGAGGGTGGTGATGGAGCAGTCGGAGCGGAGGCAGCGACTGAGGCTCGGCCCCTGGCCAGCTCCGGTGCAGCCGGCGATGGACCGGCTCGTGCTGGAGGCGGAGGCCGCCGAACCGCTCTGGCGTGACCTCGGCAACGCGGCCAGCCCGGACGCGCTGTTCGAGCGGCTGACTCGGGCCGAGCAGCACGCCAACCCCGAGACCGAGTTGGCCGTACGGCGTGCCCTGGGGCTGCCCACCGCGCAGGGCGAACCGCTGGGCTGA